The Blattabacterium sp. (Cryptocercus kyebangensis) region TGAGGAATTAATTGAAATAATCCAAAAAAAAATTCGTTCTAAAATAAAACCACGTTCTTTTCATTCCCATTCTTCTTTCATCAACCAAAGACATCCAATTGTATTAAAATCAAAACTCATAGGTCTAAAAACTTATGGATCTCCTACCCTATCTGACCAAAGTATTATGCCATTTCCCACTATTAAAATTGGGGTAGGAGATAGTATACGTTCTCATACTCCTAATGAGTATGTTCTTATTTCAGAAATAATAGATGGAATAGATATTTACATCCGTTTGTTAAAAGACTTTCAATTTTAAAACAAAAAAGGTAAATTTGTCTTGTTCTTATTTAAACGGAAAAAAGTATGATACAAGAAATAAACGATGAGAACTTTGAAAAAGTTGTTCTTGAATCGGATAAACCTATTTTAGTAGATTTTTGGGCTCCATGGTGTGCTCCATGTAGAACTTTATCTGCTATATTAAAAGATCTATACATAGAGTATAAAGAAAAAGCTATTGTTTTCCAGTTAAATGTAGATAACAATCCAAAAATTTCTTCTAAATATGGAATAAGAAGTATTCCGACCCTGTTTTTTTTTAAAAACGGAGAAAAAAAAGATATGCATATTGGAGTCGCCTCTAAAGAGGAGATAAGAAAAAAATTAGATTCTTTAATAAAAATTCAATAAATTTTGGTCTGGTAGTTCAGTTGGTTAGAATACATGCCTGTCACGCATGGGGTCGCGGGTTCAAATCCCGTCCAGACCGCATTAAAAAAGAATAAACGACTCTATGATGCTTATTTATTATATTTGATGAGATTTTCTATGGAAATAATTTTCATATGAAATTTTTGAGACAATTGAATTAATTGTGGAAGACGCGCCATAGATCCGTTTTTATTAAGAATTTCTACTAAAACACCTCCAGGCGTACATCCTGATAATCTGGTTATATCAATCGCAGCTTCTGTATGTCCTGGTCTTTCTAGGACTCCCCCTTTTTTTGCTCGAAGAGGAAAAATATGACCTGGTTTGTTAAAGGATTCTGGGTTATCTTCATGGACTAGTGCTAGTATAGTCTTTGCTCTATCGAAAACAGATATTCCTGTGCTAACTCCATATCCTCGTACATCTACAGATACCGTAAAAGCCGTTTTTCTAGGATCTGTGTTATTTTTTACCATCATTTTAAGTTCTAATTGATCACATTTTTCCTCTGTTAAGGAAACACAAACCAACCCTCTTCCATGAGTGATCAGAAAATTTACAATTTTAGGGGTTACTTTTTCTGCTGCAACAATGAAATCCCCTTCATTTTCACGGTTTTCATTATCAACCACAATAATCATTTTTCCATTTTGGATATCCTGTAAGGCTTCTTCAATACCATTTAGATTAAAGTTTTTTTTTTATCAGAAAAATAAAAAGCCATATAAATCCTCTATTTTTATTTTCTTATATTTTTATTTTATTAGTATTTAAAAATCATCCATTACAGTTTTATAAGTAATCCATATACTTATAGGAAAAAAAGTAAAATTTGGAATCCAAGCACTTATCCATGGATAAATATCAGCTTTCTCTCCTTTATTTTGTGTAATGGTAAGTAAAGTATGATAAATGATGAATATGGTTATAGCCATAATAGTTGGTAAACCAATTCCTCCTTTTCGTATAAGAGCTCCTATTGGAGCTCCAGTAAGAAACATTATAATGCATGTTACTGGAAATGTAAATTTTTTTTGCAATTCTAATTGATACTTTGCTAAATATATTTTTCTTTTTTTCAGAAATTTTTTTTGATGTTGAAGTTTTTCTATCAAAAAGGATAAACGATCTATCATTATCCTATATAGGATAGTAGATCTATTATTTGAAATTTTTTCCAATTTTTTTTTTAAAAAAAGAAAATCGTAATTTTCCTTCTTAAATTCAGAATAAAATTTATTCTTTTCTTTTTTTAAAAAATTAATTTTTTCGATCAAATTGATTGTATCAAAAGTTTGATAAGAATCATAATCCTCTAATTTTTTTATTTTTTCTTCTATCAAAGGTATTTTAAAATATTGAATTAAAGTATCAAATTGGACGATTTGATAAGAGGGTCCTTTTTTTTCATAATGGTGGTCACTATAAAAAAACCCATTAATTAGTTTGATTCGAAAAGACCCATCTTCTCTATTTGGTATCAAAATTCCTTTTTTAGCAAGAATAGTATTGATAAATAAATTTTTTTCATAAAAAAAAATGAATATTCCATTCAGATAATTTTTATCTTTTCCTGATTGTTTATCTATCTTTATGAAAAGATCTGGAAAAATGTTCACAAACATTCCTTCCTTTAACTTTAAAGAGGGATTGGCTACTGAAATTTGATAACCTAATTTTTTTGCTTTTCTTTTTGCTCTTGGAATGGCATAATCAGAGAAAAAATATAAACCTACGGAAAGGAGTAATGTTAAAACTAAAATAGGTTTCATAATCCTAAAAAGGGAAATTCCAGAAGATTTAATGGCTATAAGTTCTTGGTTTTCTGAAACTTCTCCATAAGTCATGATAGAAGTTAACAATATAGTAACAGGAGTGACTAAAGGAACTATCGTAATACCAAAATAAAATATAAATTTTAGGATGATGAAAATATTAATATTTTTTCCTGTTAATTCATCAATTTTACTCCAAAAGAATTGAACGATAAATACAAAAATAACCGAAAAAAAAATGACTAAAAAAGGAACTATAAATAAACGAATCATATATAGATCCAGTTTTTTTAGTTTTAACATTATGTTATTTTTCTTAATTTATTCTTAAGATAAGAAAAGTATTTTACTCATTTTTCATCCGGATACGGTAAAAAAAAGTATTCGTTTTTTTTTAAGTTCTTTCTTCCATAAAAAGAAATTATTTTTTGAAGATCTGATAGATCTATGAAAGGACATTGTAACCGTATTAATTCATTTTTATTGGAAAATAAAAGGTCTCCTCTTCCAATTAGTTGTTCCGCTCCTGTACAATCTAGTATTGTTCTAGAATCTATTTTAGAACTAACTCTAAAGGAAATTCTTGCGGTAAAATTAGATTTAATTAATCCAGTAATCACATCTACCGATGGACGTTGTGTAGCAATAATCAAATGAATACCTACAGCACGGGCTAACTGTGCTAAACGGGTAATATATATTTCTATTTTTTTTTGTTGAAAAGAAAGACTTAAATCTGCAAATTCATCAATAATTAAGATAATATAAGGTAAATGATATTTTTTTTCATATTTTCTATTGTATTCTTTAATATTTCTTACCATAGATTTTTCCAAAAGATCATATCGTTGATCCATTTCTTTGCATAAAGAATTTAATATATTTTTTACTTCATATATGTTTGTAATAATAGGGTCTTTGGAATTAGGCAACATCGCAAAATAAGATTTAGAAATTTTTTTGTAAATAGATAATTCTACTTTTTTTGGATCAATCAAAATAAATTTTATTTCTTCTGGATTTTTTTTACATAATAAGAATACAATCATAGAATTTAATCCTACGGATTTTCCTTGTCCAGTTGATCCTGCTATAAGCAAATGAGGCATTTTTGTTAGATCTACAATAAAAATTTCATTAAATACGGTTTTTCCTAAGGAAATGGGAAGTTCCATATTGCTACTTTTCTTGAAACTTTCTTCTGAAGAAAGGATATTTTTCATATATACGGTAGTAGGTTGATTATTGGGAACTTCTATTCCAATAGACCCTTTACCAGGTATGGGAGCTATAATTCTTATACTTAAAGAAGATAAATTTAAAGCTATCTCATTTTCTAAATTTTTTATTTTTGAAATTCGTACACCTACCTTAGGAAATATTTCGTACAAAGTGATATTAGGTCCTATAGTGTACTTTATTTTATCTATTCCTATTTTATAATAGTTAAGTATTTGTATGATTTTTTTTTTATTATCTTTTTCTAGATATTTTTCTTTTTTTTCTTCATGAAGAGAAATAGCAGAAGATAAAATAGGGATATCTATCCTTCTTTTTTTTTCTTTAAGATTAATAAAAAATGGAGGATTATCAATAGCATATTCCTTTTTTTCATATTTTTCATAATTGAAAAATTTTTTTTTTAAATTATGGAATAGTTTGAGTAGGCCACCCTTATTTTCTTTGCAAGTTTTTTCCTTTTCTTTTTTTAATTTTTTAGTATTTTTTATATGACGAAATATGATTACGGAATAAAGTAATAAAATAGTAAATACTAGGATCCCTAATCCTACTTTTCCAAATAAACTGATCAAAAAATTTCCTATTTCAAAACCAAAAATACCACTTAATATTCCATAATTAGGAAAAATTAGATAAAAGGTTATTGGGATCCATATGCTAAAAAATAAAAATTTATATGTTATGAATTTATAAATATTTAGTATAAGTCTTCCTCCAAAAAGGATTTTTAACCCTGTTATGAACAAGAATATTGGAAAAAAAAAGGAACTAATTCCTATTCCACAGTGTATAAAATAGTGAGAGAGAGTGGCTCCTATTTTTCCAAGTAAATTTTCTGCTACTATATCTTTATCAAAGAGTTGGTTAATTTGACTTTGATCATTTTTCCAATGAAAAATAAAAGAAAAAAAGCTTAAAAATAAGAATAGGCTATTCCCTAATAAAAAAAGACCCAAAACAGTTTCAATAATATTTTTTTCCTTTTTTTTCGTAAAATTTTTGTACATTCTTTTATTTTGAATTTTCTTATTCACAATTAATTTAATTATGGATAAAGAAATTTAATTATTATATTATATAAAAAAATATTGAAAAAAATGAAAAAAATAAAAACTATCTTTTTTCTTCTTCTTTTAGTTTTTTTTTATCCTTTGTATGGGATACATAGCGAAATAAAAAAAGAAGAAATATTAAAAAAAAACATAGAAAAACATGAGGATCGTAATTTTAACATGTATATAGATTTTATTAGTAGTATTTATTCTAAAGTTGAAAAAGAGGTTTTTGATGGTGGAATTTTTTCTGAAGAATCTTTGAAATTAGACTTGATAGGAAAGGCAAATGAAAATATTGATTATCGTTTTGTAAAAAAAATTAATATGTATCCTGAATCTAATAGGATTGATAAAAAAATAATGGATATAGCTTATTTGAAATGCAAATTAAACGATCAACTATCTTTTTTGATAGGGAAACAACCAATTTCTTTTGGAAGTATGGAATATAATTCAAAATATCTTCAGGTCTATCAGTATCCAGATATATACAAAAACGAGGATAATCCTGTTGGGATAAATTTTATTTATACTCCAAAAAAAAATCAGGAATTTCGATTTCAAATTGTAAATAATTTGAATAAGGAAAATAATTTCTTTAAAAAAGGAAGGAATCCTATGGGATATTCTTTGAATTGGAATTGGAATTTATTCCATAAAAAAATCCAAAATAGATGGTCATATTCTATTTTTCAAGAGAAGGAACCGGATCACTTTTGGAAAGTTTTAGCATTGGGAAGTAAATTAGATTTAAAACCTGTTTCTATGGAATCAGATTATATATTGAGTGATGAAGATATAGAAAAAAATGGAAATTTGACAAAAATTTTTCGTTCCATTACCAAGGATTATCAGGATTTTGCCTCTATAAAATATGGGACTTACTTCCTTAAAGTTAAGTATAACTTTATTCCAAGATGGAACTTGTTTGCTAAAGGAGTGTATGAAATAGGAAGATCTAAAAAAGAAATTAAGCAAATTATTGTAAAAGATCAATTATTCAAAAAGGGATATACTTATTATGGGGGTATAGAATACCAACCTATTAAACATAATGAGGATCTCAGTTTATATTTTTTATATCAAAGAAAATATGTAAAATATATGGATAAGATTAAACAAGAAAATAAAAATAATCATTTTATTTCTTTAGGATTGAGTTATCGTGTGAAGTTACTTTAAAAGATAACACAAAAAAAAATATCGAGTCTGCAATGCAGCTCGGTATTTTTTTTATTCTTTTTCGGTATTATGAAAATAGGACTTTATTTTGGATCCTTTAACCCCATTCATTTAGGACATATTATTCTTTCTAACCATATCGTAGAATTTTTAGATATAGATCATATTTGGTTCGTGGTCTCTCCACAAAATCCACTAAAAAAAAAACGAATCTTTTAGATTATGTTCATCGAGTTAAAATGGTTCGTATAGCCGTTTCAGATTATAAAAAAATGAGTGTTCTAGATATAGAATCTGGATGTTATCCTTCTTATACCATTCATACACTTGATGTGATAGAAAAAAAATATCCTAAAGAGAAATTTACTCTCATTCTAGGAATAGATTCTTTATTTTCTATAAAAAAATGGAAGAATTATAAAATAATTTTAAATAAATATGATATTTTTGTATACCCTCGTATTGGTTATTTATCTAACTCTAATCATTTTTTTATACCTATTAGACATAATAAAATATTTCTTTTGAAAGCCCCAATTATTGAAATATCTTCTTCTTTCATTCGAAATTCTATTCAAAAAGGAAAAAATATGAACTCTTTACTTCAACCAGAAGTTTGGAAGTATATAAAAAAACATAAGTTTTATAGAAAATAAAATCTAATTTTATTTTTTTTATCCAATTCTAAAAAGAAAATATTGATAGGCCTTTTTTAATAATATTCTAAATTCTAGTTCCAAAAATATTTTTTCTATGGAATTCCAATTTGGTTTTTTTATGTAAAATTTTTCATCATGAAAATAGAAAAGAGGAATATTAGTAACAATAGTTGCTAATCTTTTAGATAAAAAACCTAACTCTTTATTTTGTTCAATATTTTTTTTAATTTTTCCGCGAAGATCATGAGTGGAATTTAAAAAATTTTCAAGACTTCCATATTTTTGAATAAATTTTCTAGCATTTTTTTCTCCTATTCCTGGTAGTCCTGGAATATTATCAGAAGAATCCCCCATCATACTCCATAAATCTATAACTTGTTTTGGGTTGTTTACCCCAAACTTTTCTTTTATTTCTTCAATACCTAATATTTTTTTTGGATTTCCTTTAAAAGAAGGTCTGTAAATTTTTATATTTTTTGTGACAAGTTGGCAAAAATCTTTATCCAAAGTAATTATATAAATTAGATATCCTTTTTTTTCTGCTTTATTTGCTATAGTTCCGATAAGATCATCTGCTTCGTAGCCATATTTAGCATAAAAAAAGGAAACACTAAAAGATTTTAAAATATTTATAATATAAGGAATAGAAATAGAAATATCTTTTGGTGTTTTTTTTCTATGAGCTTTATATTTATGGTATTCTTTTTTACGAATAGTTTGTTTACTGCTATCAAAAATAGCAGCCATATAGGAAGGTTTTTCTTCATTCAGGATTTTGATCAACAAATAAGTAAAATTTAGGATAGGAGAAGTATTTAGGCCTTTGGAAGTACAAAGAGGATTCTTTATATAAGCATAATATCCTTGATAAAGGATTGTATATGTATCTATTAAAAATAATTTTTTATTATTCATATTTCATAATAATTTTTATGAAAAATTTCTTTTTCATAAGAATGCTATTAATTTTGCAAGATTAGGTAGTTATAATTTATGAAAAAATCAAATAAATATACAGTAACAGCGGCCTTTCCATATGCAAATGGCCCCATACATATAGGACATTTGGCGGGTGTTTATTTACCTGCAGATATTTTTGTTCGTTTTCTTAGACGAAAAAATAAAGAGGTTGTTTTTATATGTGGGTCGGATGAACATGGAGTCCCTATTACTATACAAGCGAAAAAGGAAAATACGACTCCTAAAGAAATAGTAAACAAATATCATTTCATGATTAAAGATAGCTTTACGAATTTTGGAATACATTTTGACAATTATTCCAGAACTTCTACCATTATTCATCACGAAATTTCGACTTCTTTTTTTAAAAAACTCTATCAAGAAAAAAAAATTTTTGAAAAAGTATCTGAACAATATTATGATAACGAAGCTAAACAATTTTTAGCAGATAGATATATATCCGGAATATGCCCTCATTGTAAAAAAAAGGATGCTTATGGAGATCAATGTGAAAATTGTGGTTCTTCGTTAAGTTCTGATGAATTAATAGATCCAAGATCTACTATAAGTGGTAGTTTACCCGTTTTAAAAAAAACCAAACATTGGTATTTACCTTTAAACGAATATCAAGATTTTTTAGAAAAATGGATTTTAACGGATCATAAAAAAGATTGGAAAGTCAATGTCTATGGACAATCAAAATCATGGTTAGATCAAGGATTACAACCTCGTGCTATAACAAGAGATCTGAATTGGGGGATTCCTATTCCTTTTTCGGAAGAACTAGGAAAAGTTCTATATGTATGGTTTGAGGCGACCATAGGATATATTTCCTCTACTATAGAATGGGCAAATCGTAAAAAAATAGACTGGGAGCCTTATTGGAAAGATAAGAATACTAGATTAATTCAATTTATAGGAAAAGATAATATTGTATTTCATTGCATTATTTTTCCAGTTATACTTAAAGCGTGTAATCTTGGATATATTTTACCGGATAAGATTATTGCTAATGAATTTCTTCATTTAGAAAATGAGAAAATTTCTACTTCTAGAAATTGGGGCGTATGGCTACATGAATATTTAGAGGATTTTCCAAATCAACAGGATTCACTTCGTTATATTCTCATAGCCAACATGCCAGAGAAAAAAGATAATAATTTTAATTGGAAAGATTTTCAAATAAAAAATAATACGGAATTAGTAGCTATATTAGGAAATTTCGTTAATAGAAGTATAACTTTAATTCAAAAATATAATAATGGAATTATTCCAAATCCTGGAATCCTATCGATTAGGGATCAATATATTTTAAAAAAAGTAAAAAAATATCCAGAAAATATAGGTAATTTGATTGAATCCTTTCGATTTCGTGATGCTTTAGTATGTTTTATGGATTTGGCTAGGATTGGGAACAAGTATTTAACAAAAGAAGAACCTTGGAAAGGGCCATCTACTCAAAGAGTAGAAACCATTCTTTATGTCTCTTTCCAAATCGTTGGAATGTTAGCGCAATTATCAGAGCTTTTTCTTCCATATACAGCAAAAAAATTATTAAAAATGCTTCGTTTGAAAGCTTTTTTTTGGAAAAAAATAGAAAATACAGAAGAAATTTTATGTCCAGGACATGTATTGGGGAAATCCATATTGTTATTTAATAAAATAACAAATGAAAATGTTGAAAAACAACTAAAAAAATTAGAAAAAAGGAATATATGAGGAATAAATTGATTTTCATATTTTTTTTCTTATTTTTTTCATGTAATAACGAGGATTTTTTATTAGAAAATAATTCCAAAAAAAAATTACAAAATAGGAATAATTATTTCCTACTTTATAGAAAAAATATATATAAATATTCATTTTTTAAGAATAGTGTAAGTAGGATTATTAAAGCTCCTTTGGATGGAGAATTTATAATATTTGGGGATATGAGATCGAGTAACATTAAGAATAAAAAAAAAAAATATAACACTATCATTTATGGGGTAGGTGTATTTATCAATGATTCCTTAAAATATGAAAATTATTTCAAAGATTTTTTCCATGAGGATAAAAAAAGACTTTCTAAGTTAGACTTAAAAGGTAATTTTGAATTCAAAATTCCAGTAAAAAAAAATGATAAATTATATTTAAAATATTCTATAAAAAATAGGAATTTCATTCCATCCTCTTCTTTGTATTTTTATGAAAATAAAAACTTTTTAAGTAGTGAATGGGATCATATAAAAATTTATTTCAATCCATATGAAAATTATAGCGGAGAGAGAGGGATTCGAACCCCCGGAGGAATAATAAACCTCAACGGTTTTCAAGACCGCCGCAATTAACCACTCTGCCATCTCTCCATTTCTTTTATATTTTTACATCCACGATATTTCTAAGAAGATCTTGCATAGTTTCTCTTCTTCTTATCAGAAAATCTTTTCCATTAATAATCATAACCTCAGAAGGTCTATAACGAGAATTATAATTGGAGGACATAGAAAAACAGTAAGCTCCCGCATTTTTAATACACAAAACATCCCCTTCCCTGATTTCTGAAATTTTACGATTAAACCCAAATGTATCTGATTCACAAATATATCCTACTACTGTGTAGAAACGAAAACGACCATACGGATTAGAAATATTTTCAATGTAGTGATAAGCCTCATAAAACATGGGGCGAATAAAATGATTAAATCCGGAATCTACTCCAGCAAATACGGTAGAAGTGGTATGTTTGATCACATTAACATTAACCAAAAAATATCCGGATTCACTAACCAAAAATTTTCCTGGTTCCAATATCAAAGTAACTTGTCTTCCATAATCTTTACAAAAAGATTGAAATTCCTCTATAAGATAATTACTTAAAAAATAAAGATCCGTTTTGATATCATTTTTTTTATATGGAACTGGAAATCCACTTCCAAAATCAATATAATCAAGGTTTGGAAAATCGATAGCTATTTGAAATAAAACTTTAGCTCCTCGTAAAAAAGCTTTGATATCTGAAATATCAGATC contains the following coding sequences:
- the trxA gene encoding thioredoxin, with the translated sequence MIQEINDENFEKVVLESDKPILVDFWAPWCAPCRTLSAILKDLYIEYKEKAIVFQLNVDNNPKISSKYGIRSIPTLFFFKNGEKKDMHIGVASKEEIRKKLDSLIKIQ
- the ribB gene encoding 3,4-dihydroxy-2-butanone-4-phosphate synthase, with the protein product MIIVVDNENRENEGDFIVAAEKVTPKIVNFLITHGRGLVCVSLTEEKCDQLELKMMVKNNTDPRKTAFTVSVDVRGYGVSTGISVFDRAKTILALVHEDNPESFNKPGHIFPLRAKKGGVLERPGHTEAAIDITRLSGCTPGGVLVEILNKNGSMARLPQLIQLSQKFHMKIISIENLIKYNK
- a CDS encoding LptF/LptG family permease, which encodes MLKLKKLDLYMIRLFIVPFLVIFFSVIFVFIVQFFWSKIDELTGKNINIFIILKFIFYFGITIVPLVTPVTILLTSIMTYGEVSENQELIAIKSSGISLFRIMKPILVLTLLLSVGLYFFSDYAIPRAKRKAKKLGYQISVANPSLKLKEGMFVNIFPDLFIKIDKQSGKDKNYLNGIFIFFYEKNLFINTILAKKGILIPNREDGSFRIKLINGFFYSDHHYEKKGPSYQIVQFDTLIQYFKIPLIEEKIKKLEDYDSYQTFDTINLIEKINFLKKEKNKFYSEFKKENYDFLFLKKKLEKISNNRSTILYRIMIDRLSFLIEKLQHQKKFLKKRKIYLAKYQLELQKKFTFPVTCIIMFLTGAPIGALIRKGGIGLPTIMAITIFIIYHTLLTITQNKGEKADIYPWISAWIPNFTFFPISIWITYKTVMDDF
- a CDS encoding DNA translocase FtsK 4TM domain-containing protein, which encodes MYKNFTKKKEKNIIETVLGLFLLGNSLFLFLSFFSFIFHWKNDQSQINQLFDKDIVAENLLGKIGATLSHYFIHCGIGISSFFFPIFLFITGLKILFGGRLILNIYKFITYKFLFFSIWIPITFYLIFPNYGILSGIFGFEIGNFLISLFGKVGLGILVFTILLLYSVIIFRHIKNTKKLKKEKEKTCKENKGGLLKLFHNLKKKFFNYEKYEKKEYAIDNPPFFINLKEKKRRIDIPILSSAISLHEEKKEKYLEKDNKKKIIQILNYYKIGIDKIKYTIGPNITLYEIFPKVGVRISKIKNLENEIALNLSSLSIRIIAPIPGKGSIGIEVPNNQPTTVYMKNILSSEESFKKSSNMELPISLGKTVFNEIFIVDLTKMPHLLIAGSTGQGKSVGLNSMIVFLLCKKNPEEIKFILIDPKKVELSIYKKISKSYFAMLPNSKDPIITNIYEVKNILNSLCKEMDQRYDLLEKSMVRNIKEYNRKYEKKYHLPYIILIIDEFADLSLSFQQKKIEIYITRLAQLARAVGIHLIIATQRPSVDVITGLIKSNFTARISFRVSSKIDSRTILDCTGAEQLIGRGDLLFSNKNELIRLQCPFIDLSDLQKIISFYGRKNLKKNEYFFLPYPDEK
- a CDS encoding porin; translation: MKKIKTIFFLLLLVFFYPLYGIHSEIKKEEILKKNIEKHEDRNFNMYIDFISSIYSKVEKEVFDGGIFSEESLKLDLIGKANENIDYRFVKKINMYPESNRIDKKIMDIAYLKCKLNDQLSFLIGKQPISFGSMEYNSKYLQVYQYPDIYKNEDNPVGINFIYTPKKNQEFRFQIVNNLNKENNFFKKGRNPMGYSLNWNWNLFHKKIQNRWSYSIFQEKEPDHFWKVLALGSKLDLKPVSMESDYILSDEDIEKNGNLTKIFRSITKDYQDFASIKYGTYFLKVKYNFIPRWNLFAKGVYEIGRSKKEIKQIIVKDQLFKKGYTYYGGIEYQPIKHNEDLSLYFLYQRKYVKYMDKIKQENKNNHFISLGLSYRVKLL
- a CDS encoding 5'-3' exonuclease H3TH domain-containing protein, which gives rise to MNNKKLFLIDTYTILYQGYYAYIKNPLCTSKGLNTSPILNFTYLLIKILNEEKPSYMAAIFDSSKQTIRKKEYHKYKAHRKKTPKDISISIPYIINILKSFSVSFFYAKYGYEADDLIGTIANKAEKKGYLIYIITLDKDFCQLVTKNIKIYRPSFKGNPKKILGIEEIKEKFGVNNPKQVIDLWSMMGDSSDNIPGLPGIGEKNARKFIQKYGSLENFLNSTHDLRGKIKKNIEQNKELGFLSKRLATIVTNIPLFYFHDEKFYIKKPNWNSIEKIFLELEFRILLKKAYQYFLFRIG
- the metG gene encoding methionine--tRNA ligase; amino-acid sequence: MKKSNKYTVTAAFPYANGPIHIGHLAGVYLPADIFVRFLRRKNKEVVFICGSDEHGVPITIQAKKENTTPKEIVNKYHFMIKDSFTNFGIHFDNYSRTSTIIHHEISTSFFKKLYQEKKIFEKVSEQYYDNEAKQFLADRYISGICPHCKKKDAYGDQCENCGSSLSSDELIDPRSTISGSLPVLKKTKHWYLPLNEYQDFLEKWILTDHKKDWKVNVYGQSKSWLDQGLQPRAITRDLNWGIPIPFSEELGKVLYVWFEATIGYISSTIEWANRKKIDWEPYWKDKNTRLIQFIGKDNIVFHCIIFPVILKACNLGYILPDKIIANEFLHLENEKISTSRNWGVWLHEYLEDFPNQQDSLRYILIANMPEKKDNNFNWKDFQIKNNTELVAILGNFVNRSITLIQKYNNGIIPNPGILSIRDQYILKKVKKYPENIGNLIESFRFRDALVCFMDLARIGNKYLTKEEPWKGPSTQRVETILYVSFQIVGMLAQLSELFLPYTAKKLLKMLRLKAFFWKKIENTEEILCPGHVLGKSILLFNKITNENVEKQLKKLEKRNI
- the lysA gene encoding diaminopimelate decarboxylase, which translates into the protein MNHTVHREQLIQIGIKYGTPLYIYDSGKIEIQYIKMKKAFSSVKNFRINYACKANTNLNILKFLQNLGSGLDTVSIQEVELGLKSGFHPKHIIFTPNCVSIQEIKQAVDLGVRINIDNLSILEQFGDDHQDYPVGIRINPHIMAGGNSKISVGHVDSKFGISYHQIPHMKRILKNTGLKIEGFHMHTGSDISDIKAFLRGAKVLFQIAIDFPNLDYIDFGSGFPVPYKKNDIKTDLYFLSNYLIEEFQSFCKDYGRQVTLILEPGKFLVSESGYFLVNVNVIKHTTSTVFAGVDSGFNHFIRPMFYEAYHYIENISNPYGRFRFYTVVGYICESDTFGFNRKISEIREGDVLCIKNAGAYCFSMSSNYNSRYRPSEVMIINGKDFLIRRRETMQDLLRNIVDVKI